From the Purpureocillium takamizusanense chromosome 6, complete sequence genome, one window contains:
- a CDS encoding uncharacterized protein (EggNog:ENOG503Q0B4) has translation MSISSSIITINDDNDSDTFAWLVPTASSSVAQRALHLAPNAPLVLRRGGGPSSSSSIPAQHYPSSPNPLPLDVDAVVRLSFSQTTKHPGCFTIGTDPSACDLVLLPTCPLSHQPSFPSSSSNSSFPSSSSSFPPTSNSSSSSSSVDTAPPPPPPPATSGSSSGPFISRQHCALTFDDAARLVLHDFSARGTAVWLGWESAGDLVDHTWVLSGPPPPPPPPPSVVAPDPVADPDAMITTTTPIVTATMAAATPRTVIDIQGAHFQLLLNTRLAAADPVAYRAKVAAFCAPQAPSSFSSTTITTTCRNPPAHEYYCSSSSSMSLASNNGGSTGIPPWLADDPVLAALISSSSSSSSSRWVRESLLAGSPPPRIFKHVVVKAAAAAHEPAASTQEVYLWNVARPWEPMVRASA, from the coding sequence atgtccatcagcagcagcatcatcaccatcaacgacgacaacgacagcgACACCTTCGCCTGGTTGGTCCccacggcgtcctcgtccgtcgcccagcgcgctCTTCATCTCGCCCCCAACGCGCCTCTCGttctgcgccgcggcggtggcccgtcgtcgtcgtcatccatcCCCGCGCAACACTATCCCTCCTCCCCTAAccctctccccctcgacgttgacgccgtcgtgcGCCTGTCCTTTTCTCAGACTACCAAGCACCCGGGCTGCTTCACCATCGGCACCGACCCCTCCGCAtgcgacctcgtcctcctccctaCCTGCCCCCTTTCTCACCAGCCCTCctttccctcctcctcttctaATTCTTCCTttccctcttcttcctcttcttttcctcctacgtccaacagcagcagcagcagcagcagcgtcgacaccgcaccaccaccaccaccaccaccagcgacAAGCGGCTCATCATCAGGCCCCTTCATCTCGCGCCAGCACTGCGCCCTCAccttcgacgacgccgcccgcctcgtgCTCCACGACTTTTCCGCccgcggcaccgccgtctgGCTCGGCTGGGAGTCGGCCGGCGACCTGGTGGACCACACCTGGGTCCTCTcgggccctcctcctcctcctccgccgccgccgtctgttGTTGCCCCCGACCCTGTTGCCGACCCTGACGCCATGATTACCACTACTACTCCCATCGTCACCGCAACAATGGCGGCAGCCACGCCACGCACCGTCATCGACATCCAGGGCGCGCActtccagctcctcctcaacacgcgcctcgccgccgccgacccagTCGCCTACCGCGCCAAAGTCGCTGCCTTTTGCGCGCCCCAAGCGCCATCATCAttctcctccaccaccatcaccaccacgtGCCGCAACCCCCCGGCGCACGAATACTactgctcttcctcctcctccatgtcccTCGCAAGcaacaacggcggcagcaccggcatCCCTCcgtggctcgccgacgatcccgtgctcgccgccctcatcagcagcagcagcagcagcagcagcagccgctgggTCCGCGAGTctctgctggctggctccccgccgccgcgcatcttcaagcacgtcgtcgtcaaggcggcggcggcggcgcatgagCCCGCCGCTAGTACGCAGGAGGTGTATCTGTGGAATGTGGCACGGCCGTGGGAGCCCATGgtgcgggcgtcggcgtga
- a CDS encoding uncharacterized protein (EggNog:ENOG503P0PM), producing MSQDPLRLRVTVQRHGIPDVKFVWPCARAAADLSVAQLLAQINEVVPLEGGEWGLEDYAVELVAPAGKDGAGRGYECLHFQQVQQILKDEDHIVIRSLLGEDLKRRRLSGRHQISADGKHLVDGLAFGRPWLRTPRDRPSVDLPPRKRRRAIEYYDEDEQDDSQGRPMLMLEAPELGEDDGTHPSVFDGPFDSFNKSSEDDESFADADEDADEDMDDDLEDEGDMAEELALLRQDNAVAGDLPTLAINNAHETSDATPDEDASAQEMELLQAAFPFTSASAIKAELVRHENHIIRAYEALRQSNEPALSLDKVLEMMLGELMNTSVYDGDTLPNGQPPARPLIQEVESDDNNSGDSDDTSTSDTSDSVDSDEDDSSEANKDGNSENSSNSDEESDSDSEFDTDSDSDSDSDSDSDSDSSDASAALGAEVYPMFSTEPITAPKENTEAAQAESAPHTGLTKTQKRNARRRKLVAHKKSLEGSTDTPDSALNELSLQARKEQLLKSLEQGTKAASAQEHQDDQTKAHDMAKEPQEGATQDTPQSRRARVDLGAGRRLLFGALGLKAPKSKEDEEKIKQGLMKDVRPLSNTRIAEAKAGIDAAQGEDEDPEEWRKHITYSAVECCHEGVVLSEPPFPFRQRWDPQQQGRHWGKGKRKRQSQEFSADYYDDSAVFYEDGDFAGGATGRTPGRGFKPFSAEAPAQGQKGSCEKAKGAQKGPEKTDDVPLLPADLGSLPALTAGAAKEGMVVTWKQMALSKATRWQPQIVQLTGTVQASTDEAELHAVLAMRDREVRDRVYDAETGKRVYDKFEVPDSDGEDEAGEDDGRREVPWDEVIDPRVLRDAPAPSMSIMNGKKPLIEEVEMEAADAEVQGEVAEGEVADDESSESDLDSTDAEEEESE from the exons ATGTCGCAGGACCCCCTCCGGCTGCGCGTCACGGTCCAGCGCCACGGCATCCCGGACGTCAAGTTCGTTTGGCcgtgcgcccgcgccgccgccgatctcagtgtcgcgcagctcctcgcgcagaTCAACGAAGTCGTGcccctcgagggcggcgaatGGGGACTCGAGGACTACGCGGTCGAGCTGGTCGCGCCCGCGGGGAAGGATGGAGCCGGCCGCGGCTACGAGTGCCTTCACTTCCAGCAGGTGCAGCAGATTCTCAAGGATGAGGACCACATTGT CATCCGGTCGTTGCTGGGAGAGGACCTCAAGCGGAGACGACTCAGCGGGCGGCATCAGATCTCTGCCGACGGAAagcacctcgtcgatggGCTGGCTTTTGGCCGGCCGTGGCTGAGGACTCCACGGGATCGGCCGTCGGTCGATTTACCTCCGCGAaagcgacggcgcgcgaTTGAGTACTatgacgaggacgaacaAGATGACAGTCAAGGGAGgccgatgctgatgctggaGGCGCCAGAGCTAGGCGAAGATGATGGTACGCATCCCTCGGTATTTGATGGTCCCTTTGACAGTTTTAACAAGTCAtcagaagacgacgagtcctttgccgatgccgacgaagacgccgatgAGGACATGGATGATGATCTCGAAGACGAAGGAGACATGGCCGAAGAGCTGGCGCTCCTCCGTCAAGACaatgccgtcgccggcgacctcCCTACCCTAGCCATAAATAACGCACACGAGACCTCCGACGCGACGCCTGACGAGGACGCTTCTGCGCAGGAGATGGAGCTTCTGCAGGCGGCATTTCCTTTTACATCAGCCTccgccatcaaggccgagctTGTGCGACACGAGAACCACATCATACGTGCATACGAGGCCTTGCGGCAATCAAACGAGCCGGCGTTGTCGCTCGACAAGGTTCTGGAGATGATGCTCGGCGAACTGATGAATACATCGGTGTATGATGGAGACACACTTCCCAATGGGCAGCCCCCCGCACGACCGCTAATACAGGAGGTTGAAAGCGATGACAATAATTCCGGTGATTCGGACGATACATCGACTTCGGACACGAGCGACTCTGTCGACAGCGACGAAGATGACAGCAGCGAAGCTAACAAAGACGGCAATTCCGAGAATAGCAGCAACAGCGACGAAGAGTCGGACTCCGACTCCGAGTTTGATACGGATTCTGACTCTGACTCTGACTCTGACTCTGATTCCGACTCTGACTCGAGCGATGCCAGTGCGGCACTGGGAGCCGAAGTGTATCCCATGTTTTCCACGGAACCGATAACCGCTCCAAAGGAGAATACAGAAGCGGCGCAAGCCGAGTCTGCTCCGCATACCGGTCTTACAAAGACACAAAAGCGCAATGCCCGCCGTCGAAAGTTGGTCGCGCACAAGAAATCGCTGGAGGGCAGCACGGACACGCCGGACTCGGCGCTCAATGAGCTGTCGCTGCAGGCGCGCAAGGAACAGCTCCTCAAAAGCTTGGAGCAGGGAACGAAGGCTGCAAGTGCCCAGGAACATCAAGACGATCAAACAAAGGCACATGATATGGCAAAGGAACCGCAAGAGGGCGCCACACAGGATACGCCACAGTCGCGTCGCGCCCGTGTCGACTTGggtgctggacgacgactgcTGTTCGGCGCGTTGGGCCTCAAGGCGCCCAAGTccaaggaggacgaggaaaaGATCAAGCAGGGACTGATGAAGGATGTCCGTCCGCTCAGCAACACTCGCATAGcggaggccaaggcgggaATAGATGCAGcccagggcgaggacgaggatccGGAAGAGTGGAGAAAGCACATAACATACTCGGCCGTCGAGTGCTGCCATGAGGGAGTCGTGCTGAGCGAGCCCCCATTCCCGTTCCGACAGCGATGGGACCCGCAGCAACAGGGCCGGCACTGGGGCAAGGGAAAGCGCAAGCGTCAGTCACAAGAGTTTTCTGCGGACTACTACGACGACTCTGCCGTGTTTTACGAGGATGGCGATTTTGCCGGTGGTGCCACGGGCCGCACTCCCGGACGAGGGTTCAAGCCATTCAGCGCCGAAGCCCCTGCACAAGGCCAGAAGGGCTCATGTGAGAAGGCGAAGGGGGCCCAGAAGGGGCCGGAGAAGACGGACGATGTGCCGCTTCTGCCGGCGGATCTCGGCAGCCTCCCCGCGCTGACGGCCGGAGCGGCAAAGGAGGGCATGGTGGTGACGTGGAAGCAGATGGCCCTGTCCAAGGCGACACGGTGGCAGCCCCAGATTGTGCAGTTGACAGGGACGGTACAGGCAAgcaccgacgaggcggagctgcaCGCGGTGCTCGCCATGCGCGACCGCGAGGTTAGGGACCGTGTCTACGATGCCGAGACGGGCAAACGCGTGTATGACAAGTTTGAGGTGCCCGATTCGGACGGCGAAGATGAAgcgggcgaagacgacgggcggcgggaggtGCCATGGGATGAGGTGATAGACCCCAGGGTCCTGCGagacgcgcccgcgccatccATGTCTATTATGAACGGGAAGAAGCCCCTGATAGAGGAGGTTGAAATGGAGGCAGCGGACGCGGAGGTACAGGGAGAGGTGGCGGAGGGTGAggtcgctgacgacgagtcgAGCGAGTCGGATTTGGACTCGACTGATGCGGAGGAAGAGGAGTCCGAGTGA
- the RIB1 gene encoding GTP cyclohydrolase II (COG:H~EggNog:ENOG503NXHB~BUSCO:EOG09261UWT), with translation MPSDTTPPPSDAGAESSSQLPSFYSPRTGAADHHHHERHDVDHFVLPSPLHAGAEPSSSSRQPAARALSESQPPSQSHTPTHTQPPPSLLSPAFTPPQTPGTQTPSTAGPRGVPVDSSIPSGGCGTKKPRLLETLPEVQCIVRARIPTVAGTEMFLHLYTNNVDSKEHLAIVFGNHIRSKSLDAPREGETEMDRMVRGAYTGRLFPGRTTSGMAATPQQEAVDAPAAQQSAETPLVRIHSECYTGETAWSARCDCGEQLDEAARLMGMPGNTAGGIIIYLRQEGRGIGLGEKLKAYNLQDLGSDTVEANLLLRHPADARSYGLATAMLLDLGQHDIRLLTNNPDKIRAIEGPNREVVVKERVAMVPLSWKGKGGFRSQEVEGYLKTKIEKMGHMLDMAGS, from the exons ATGCCGTCCGACACCACGCCCCCTCCGTccgacgctggcgccgagTCGAGCAGCCAGCTGCCATCCTTTTACTCTCCCCGGACGGGAGCCGCcgatcatcatcaccacgaACGTCACGATGTAGACCACTTTGTGCTGCCATCACCGCtccacgccggcgcggagccgtcctcttcgtcccgGCAGCCGGCAGCTCGGGCCCTGTCGGAGTCTcagccgccgtcgcaatCGCACACCCCAACACACACGCAGCCCCCTCCGTCACTCCTCTCACCCGCCTTTACACCCCCTCAGACCCCCGGCACGCAGAcaccctcgacggccggcccgcgaGGCGTCCCCGTCGACAGCTCCATCCCctccggcggctgcggcaccAAGAAGCCGCGCCTTCTCGAGACCCTTCCCGAGGTTCAGTGCATTGTGCGCGCGCGGATTCCCACAGTCGCGGGCACCGAGATGTTCCTCCACCTCTATACCAACAACGTCGACTCCAAGGAGCACCTTGCCATTGTCTTCGGCAACCACATTCGCAGCAAGAGCCTCGATGCTccccgcgagggcgagactGAGATGGACCGAATGGTTCGCGGTGCGTATACGGGGCGTCTGTTCCCCGGTCGCACGACCAGTGGCatggccgcgacgcctcAACAGGAAGCCGTGGATGCTCCCGCCGCTCAGCAGTCGGCCGAGACGCCCCTCGTACGAATCCATTCCGAGTGTTATAccggcgagacggcgtggTCCGCTAGGTGCGACTGCGGCGAGCAGCTAGACGAGGCGGCTCGTCTGATGGGCATGCCCGGCAACACGGCCGGAGGCATCATCATCTACCTTCGGCAGGAGGGTCGCGGAATAGGCCTCGGGGAAAAACTCAAAGCCTACAACCTGCAAGATCTCGGTTCCGATACCGTCGAGGCcaatctgctgctgcgtcatcccgccgacgcgcgcaGCTATGGCCTGGCCACGGCGATGCTGCTCGATCTCGGCCAGCACGATATCCGCCTCCTGACCAACAACCCAGACAAGATCCGCGCCATCGAAGGCCCTAACCGTGAGGTTGTGGTCAAGGAGCGCGTTGCCATGGTACCGCTATCGTGGAAGGGCAAGGGTGGCTTCCGCAGCCAAGAGGTGGAGGGCTACTTGAAGACAAAG ATCGAAAAAATGGGTCACATGCTAGATATGGCCGGGTCATGA
- a CDS encoding uncharacterized protein (TransMembrane:1 (i58-75o)~COG:Q~EggNog:ENOG503NYAI) → MSARSKLSSMVALGARGAGLTRWRVSGSVTPLHRQGPRWARPVTTSSKPSGTPSRSRLAPVLAASACVAVGAFYMTRSPRMDLAHDAAADVRSKQLHMTLSPASSSPAASGEEVDARVAYYDALEANAADVSTLPIEHAVLTSAPSVPPPITRTHAALVKVDLTTSPKMVQVTNQHKYEAWTFNGTVPGPFIRARAGDVVEVRLANRDETGNPHNIDSHAFTGPGGGAALTTADEGECKTARFRLLCPGLYVYHCAAAPVPVHIANGMFGLMYVQPADEQSRGQGSSAGGLPEVDREYYVMQSEVYHEPPEVDEETGRPSGTVEFSYPQGLREEPNAVVFNGRESALTRDAPLKARTGETVRIFFGNAGPNLTSSLHVIGSHFRRVYRDGDVLSPPGRFVGTVGVPPGGATIVDLKAVVPGTYTLVDHAIFRIDKGAVGFLNVAGEARPDVYGSSEPPAPCVGCKLHS, encoded by the exons ATGAGCGCGCGGTCGAAGCTCTCCAGTATGGTCGCGCTGGGCGCCCGAGGGGCCGGCCTGACGAGATGGCGGGTGTCTGGCTCTGTCACACCCTTACACCGTCAAGGGCCTCGGTGGGCTCGTCCCGTCaccacgtcgtcgaagcCATCAGGCACGCCTTCAAGGTCGCGCCTCGCACCGGTTCttgcggcctcggcctgcgtgGCCGTCGGGGCATTCTACATGACGCGGTCGCCTCGCATGGACCTGGCccacgatgcggcggccgacgtgcggAGCAAACAG CTTCACATGACCCTATCTcccgcgtcgtcatcgccggccgccagcggggaggaggtggaTGCACGTGTCGCCTATtacgacgcgctcgaggccaacgcggccgacgtgtcgacgctgcccaTCGAGCACGCGGTgctgacgtcggcgccgtcggtgccgccgccgataaCGCGGACGCACGCGGCGCTGGTCAAGGTGGACCTCACGACGTCGCCCAAGATGGTGCAGGTGACGAACCAGCACAAGTACGAGGCGTGGACGTTCAACGGGACGGTGCCGGGGCCGTTCAtccgggcgcgggcgggcgacgtggtgGAGGTGCGGCTGGCGAAccgcgacgagacgggcaacCCGCACAACATCGACTCGCACGCCTTCACGGGgcccgggggcggggcggcgctgacgacggcggacgagggcgagtgCAAGACGGCGCGGTTCCGGCTGCTGTGCCCGGGGCTGTACGTGTACcactgcgcggcggcgccggtgccggtgcacatcgccaacggcatgTTTGGGCTCATGTACGTTCAGCCGGCGGACGAGCAGTCTCGGGGGCAGGGTTCTTCAGCTGGTGGCCTGCCCGAGGTGGACCGCGAATACTACGTGATGCAGAGCGAGGTCTACCACGAGCCGcccgaggtggacgaggagacggggcggccgtcggggACGGTAGAGTTCTCGTACCCGCAgggcctgcgcgaggagcccaacgccgtcgtcttcaacGGGCGCGAGTCGGCGCTGACGCGGGACGCGCCGCTCAAGGCGCGGACGGGGGAGACGGTGCGCATCTTCTTCGGCAACGCGGGGCCCAACCTGACGAGCTCGCTGCACGTCATCGGGAGCCACTTCCGGCGCGTgtaccgcgacggcgacgtgctgAGCCCGCCGGGGCGCTTCGTGGGGACCGTCGGGGTGCCGCCGGGGGGCGCGACCATTGTGGACCTCAAGGCCGTGGTGCCGGGCACGTACACGCTCGTCGACCACGCCATCTTCCGCATCGACAAGGGCGCCGTGGGCTTCCTCAacgtggcgggcgaggcgcggcccGATGTGTATGGCAGCtcggagccgccggcgccgtgcgtGGGGTGCAAGCTGCACTCTTga
- a CDS encoding uncharacterized protein (COG:K~EggNog:ENOG503P0U7), whose amino-acid sequence MPAAMSPEPAASAKAEKKHKKDKSEKKKKRAREEEGEDAAAADGDTERRHKKSKSTAAAIAPDAADAQPSKKDKKDKKDKKKKKKDKTSKLQENELVKAETEEQQPEAEEAKAEKKKPKKKKHREAEEAAAEHELPVKAEDDTEKKHKKKKKSKKHADEPAAEPLTTANAAPTDIDTMDIDQPQASSVSQSSNIYQPPDMPANPRFPFFSQTVSLYEPLYPQGWAQPVTNSKYQHLQHLQNKYVPALRGVLLDYKNVAIGPEPGRDGAATDDDTPTTVLSQREFAVGFGWITADVELFVPSRGAWMEGSINLQTEGHIGVVCFGRFNASVEARRLPPSWRWVSNESVEAHGFEETASVITADDHGVVRQVHSTGFWVDGQGERVTGKVRFRIRNFDAGTSGETSYLSLEGTMLDRESEKKLVKEEARAAQMRKEKRVGGRAVERRRAPDFAMTRFAADGAADEQKQGETQEQAEPESEEPKPEPWTVSRAQSEEAD is encoded by the coding sequence ATGCCtgccgccatgtcgcccgAGCCGGCTGCGTCTGCcaaggcggagaagaagcacaAGAAAGACAAgtcggagaagaagaagaagcgcgcccgggaggaggagggggaggacgccgctgccgccgacggcgacacaGAGCGCCGGCACAAAAAGTCCAAGagcaccgccgctgccattgCCCCGGATGCGGCCGATGCCCAACCGAGCAAAAAAGACAAAAAAGACAAGAAGgataagaagaagaagaagaaagacaAGACGAGCAAGCTGCAGGAAAATGAGCTCGTGAaggcggagacggaggagcagcagcccgaggccgaggaggccaaggcggagaagaagaagcctaagaagaagaagcacagagaggccgaggaggctgcAGCCGAACATGAGCTgcccgtcaaggccgaggacgacaccGAGAAGAAACataaaaagaagaaaaagtcCAAGAAGcatgccgacgagcccgccgccgagcccttGACGACCGCGAATGCCGCGCCGACTGACATCGACACCATGGACATCGACCAACCCCAGGCATCGTCCGTGTCGCAGTCCTCCAACATCTATCAGCCACCCGACATGCCCGCCAATCCCCGCTTCCCCTTCTTTTCGCAGACCGTCTCTCTCTACGAGCCGCTATACCCGCAAGGCTGGGCGCAACCCGTCACCAACTCCAAGTaccagcacctgcagcaccTCCAGAACAAGTATGTGCCCGCATTGCGCGGCGTGCTGCTTGACTATAAGAACGTGGCCATCGGGCCCGAGCCGGGACGAGACGGGGCggcgaccgacgacgacacgccgacgacggtgctATCACAGCGCGAGTTCGCCGTCGGGTTCGGCTGGATCACCGCCGACGTGGAGCTGTTCGTTCCCAGCCGTGGCGCGTGGATGGAAGGCAGCATCAACCTGCAGACAGAAGGCCacatcggcgtcgtctgcttCGGGCGATTCAACGCGTCCGTCGaagcgcggcggctgccgccgtcgtggcggtgGGTGTCCAACGAGTCGGTCGAGGCGCACGGCTtcgaggagacggcgtcgGTCATCACGGCCGACGACCACGGCGTGGTGCGCCAGGTCCACAGCACGGGCTTCTgggtcgacggccagggcgagcgGGTCACGGGCAAGGTGCGCTTCCGGATACGCAACTTTGACGCGGGCACGAGCGGCGAGACCAGCTACCTCAGCCTCGAGGGCACGATGCTGGACCGCGAGagcgagaagaagctcgtcaaggaagaggctcgggcggcgcagatgcgcaaggagaagagggtcggcgggcgggccgtcgagcggcgccgggcgcccgACTTTGCCATGACGCGGttcgcggccgacggcgccgccgatgagcaGAAGCAGGGGGAGACACAGGAGCAGGCGGAGCCGGAGAGCGAGGAGCCCAAGCCCGAGCCGTGGACGGTCAGCCGCGCGCAAAGCGAGGAGGCGGATTGA
- a CDS encoding uncharacterized protein (COG:Q~EggNog:ENOG503NYAI) encodes MTLSPASSSPAASGEEVDARVAYYDALEANAADVSTLPIEHAVLTSAPSVPPPITRTHAALVKVDLTTSPKMVQVTNQHKYEAWTFNGTVPGPFIRARAGDVVEVRLANRDETGNPHNIDSHAFTGPGGGAALTTADEGECKTARFRLLCPGLYVYHCAAAPVPVHIANGMFGLMYVQPADEQSRGQGSSAGGLPEVDREYYVMQSEVYHEPPEVDEETGRPSGTVEFSYPQGLREEPNAVVFNGRESALTRDAPLKARTGETVRIFFGNAGPNLTSSLHVIGSHFRRVYRDGDVLSPPGRFVGTVGVPPGGATIVDLKAVVPGTYTLVDHAIFRIDKGAVGFLNVAGEARPDVYGSSEPPAPCVGCKLHS; translated from the coding sequence ATGACCCTATCTcccgcgtcgtcatcgccggccgccagcggggaggaggtggaTGCACGTGTCGCCTATtacgacgcgctcgaggccaacgcggccgacgtgtcgacgctgcccaTCGAGCACGCGGTgctgacgtcggcgccgtcggtgccgccgccgataaCGCGGACGCACGCGGCGCTGGTCAAGGTGGACCTCACGACGTCGCCCAAGATGGTGCAGGTGACGAACCAGCACAAGTACGAGGCGTGGACGTTCAACGGGACGGTGCCGGGGCCGTTCAtccgggcgcgggcgggcgacgtggtgGAGGTGCGGCTGGCGAAccgcgacgagacgggcaacCCGCACAACATCGACTCGCACGCCTTCACGGGgcccgggggcggggcggcgctgacgacggcggacgagggcgagtgCAAGACGGCGCGGTTCCGGCTGCTGTGCCCGGGGCTGTACGTGTACcactgcgcggcggcgccggtgccggtgcacatcgccaacggcatgTTTGGGCTCATGTACGTTCAGCCGGCGGACGAGCAGTCTCGGGGGCAGGGTTCTTCAGCTGGTGGCCTGCCCGAGGTGGACCGCGAATACTACGTGATGCAGAGCGAGGTCTACCACGAGCCGcccgaggtggacgaggagacggggcggccgtcggggACGGTAGAGTTCTCGTACCCGCAgggcctgcgcgaggagcccaacgccgtcgtcttcaacGGGCGCGAGTCGGCGCTGACGCGGGACGCGCCGCTCAAGGCGCGGACGGGGGAGACGGTGCGCATCTTCTTCGGCAACGCGGGGCCCAACCTGACGAGCTCGCTGCACGTCATCGGGAGCCACTTCCGGCGCGTgtaccgcgacggcgacgtgctgAGCCCGCCGGGGCGCTTCGTGGGGACCGTCGGGGTGCCGCCGGGGGGCGCGACCATTGTGGACCTCAAGGCCGTGGTGCCGGGCACGTACACGCTCGTCGACCACGCCATCTTCCGCATCGACAAGGGCGCCGTGGGCTTCCTCAacgtggcgggcgaggcgcggcccGATGTGTATGGCAGCtcggagccgccggcgccgtgcgtGGGGTGCAAGCTGCACTCTTga
- a CDS encoding uncharacterized protein (EggNog:ENOG503PC5I~SECRETED:SignalP(1-18~SECRETED:cutsite=SSA-AS~SECRETED:prob=0.5949)), giving the protein MLFTVASVIAASAGLSSAASIPKRDSNGISVTPHEQYSSSIGALGCKLDTNRVAYWPESVTCDNICVKVTNGDRSVHLLRVDQSGGAHDISYDAWNYLVSGEGASSNPQQGGGVAMTYEQVDGDECKDLLTDGKLALSAGNSMNFYASCLGGDNWVAKNAELVNIADPTCKYGHDEVCSLDLNTSNQPQCPHMLGSQDATDGLTIKNVEYGTGKVYTAL; this is encoded by the coding sequence ATGCTCTTcaccgtcgcctccgtcatcgccgcctcggccggcctcagctctgccgcctccatccccaAGCGGGACAGCAACGGCATCAGCGTCACCCCCCACGAGCAGTACTCGTCGTCCATCGGCGCCCTGGGCTGCAAGCTCGACACCAACCGCGTCGCCTACTGGCCCGAGTCGGTCACCTGCGACAACATCTGCGTCAAGGTCACCAACGGCGACCGCAGCGTGCACCTCCTCCGCGTCGACCagtcgggcggcgcccacgacATCTCCTACGACGCCTGGAACTACCTCGtctcgggcgagggcgcctcgtccaacccccagcagggcggcggcgtcgccatgacctacgagcaggtcgacggcgacgagtgcAAGGACCTCCTCaccgacggcaagctggcCCTGTCCGCCGGCAACAGCATGAACTTTTACGCCTcgtgcctcggcggcgacaactGGGTGGCCAAgaacgccgagctcgtcaacATCGCCGACCCCACCTGCAAGtacggccacgacgaggtCTGCTCCCTCGACCTCAACACCAGCAACCAGCCTCAGTGCCCCCACATGCTGGGCTCCCAGGACGCCACCGACGGCCTCACCATCAAGAACGTCGAGTATGGCACCGGCAAGGTCTACACCGCCCTGTAA